A genomic stretch from Ficedula albicollis isolate OC2 chromosome 4A, FicAlb1.5, whole genome shotgun sequence includes:
- the MTMR1 gene encoding myotubularin-related protein 1, with the protein MEEAPLFPGESIKVIAKDVMYICPFMGAVSGTLTVTDFRMFIKSVERDPPFVVDVPLGVISRVEKIGVQSHGDNSYGIEIVCKDMRNLRLAYKQEEQNRLEIFENLVTCAFPVSNGLPLFAFSYKEKFAVNGWKVYDPMAEYKRQGLPNESWKISKINSTYELCDTYPAVLVVPTSVKDDDLSKVAAFRAKGRVPVLSWIHPESQATITRCSQPSVGPNDKRCKEDEKYLQTIMDANAQSHKLIIFDARQNSVADTNKAKGGGYESESAYPNAELVFLEIHNIHVMRESLRKLKEIVYPTIDETRWLSNVDSTHWLEYIRMLLAGAVRIADKIESGKTSVVVHCSDGWDRTAQLTALAMLMLDSYYRTIKGFEVLVEKEWISFGHRFAMRVGHGDDDHADADRSPIFLQFIDCVWQMTKQFPAAFEFNELFLITILDHLYSCLFGTFLCNCEKERLKEEVSTKTVSLWSYINSQLEEFTNPFYVNYENHVLYPVASVNHLELWVNYYIRWNPRMRPQVPIHQNLKELLAIRMELQKKVEDLQREAATRSISSSSDRGSSPSHSATPVHTSV; encoded by the exons ATGGAAGAGGCTCCACTTTTTCCTGGAGAATCAATCAAAGTTATCG CTAAGGATGTTATGTATATCTGTCCATTTATGGGAGCAGTCAGTGGTACGCTCACAGTGACGGACTTCAGAATGTTTATCAAAAGTGTTGAGAGG GATCCACCTTTTGTTGTTGATGTTCCCCTTGGAGTTATAAGTAGGGTTGAAAAAATTGGAGTACAGAGCCATGGAGACAATTCATATGGTATAGAAATAGTTTGCAAG GATATGAGAAATTTGCGGCTGGCCTATAAACAGGAAGAGCAGAACAGACTGGAGATCTTTGAAAACCTTGTAACATGTGCATTTCCTGTCTCTAATGGGCTG CCTCTTTTTGCGTTCAGCTATAAAGAAAAGTTTGCTGTTAATGGCTGGAAAGTGTATGATCCAATGGCAGAATATAAGAGGCAG GGCTTGCCCAATGAGAGTTGGAAAATATCCAAAATTAACAGCACCTATGAGCTTTGTGATACATATCCTGCTGTTCTTGTTGTGCCAACCAGTGTAAAGGACGATGACCTCTCGAAAGTGGCAGCATTTAGAGCAAAAGGGAGAGTTCCT GTGTTATCCTGGATTCATCCCGAGAGTCAAGCAACAATAACACGATGCAGCCAGCCATCAGTTGGCCCAAATGATAAGCGTTGcaaggaagatgaaaaatatttgcagacaATTATGGATGCCAATGCTCAGTCACATAAACTTATCATCTTTGATGCCAGGCAGAATAGTGTTGCAGACACAAACAAG GCTAAAGGTGGAGGATATGAAAGTGAAAGTGCCTACCCAAATGCAGAGCTGGTCTTTCTGGAGATTCATAATATACATGTCATGAGAGAATCCCTGCGGAAACTTAAAGAAATTGTTTATCCTACTATTGATGAGACTCGGTGGCTGTCAAATGTGGACTCCACACACTGGCTGGAATATATAAGG atgCTTCTTGCTGGAGCAGTAAGAATTGCAGATAAAATTGAATCTGGTAAAACCTCTGTAGTGGTGCACTGCAGTGATGGCTGGGATCGAACTGCACAACTCACTGCACTGGCCATGCTTATGCTGGACAGCTATTACAGAACCATCAAGGGCTTTGAAGTTCTTGTAGAGAAAGAATGGATAAGTTTTGGACATCGATTTGCAATG CGAGTGGGACATGGAGACGATGATCATGCTGATGCTGACAGATCGCCCATCTTCCTGCAGTTTATTGACTGTGTTTGGCAAATGACAAAGCAG tttCCTGCAGCCTTTGAATTCAACGAGTTATTTTTGATCACCATTCTGGATCACCTTTATAGTTGTCTCTTTGGGACTTTCTTATGCAACTGTGAAAAAGAGAGATTAAAAGAG GAGGTGAGCACAAAGACTGTATCTCTGTGGTCCTATATAAACAGCCAGTTAGAGGAATTCACAAATCCCTTCTATGTAAATTATGAAAACCATGTCCTGTATCCTGTTGCCAGTGTGAACCATTTGGAACTGTGGGTGAACTACTACATCAGATGGAACCCGAGGATGCGACCTCAG